The following are encoded together in the Neomonachus schauinslandi chromosome X, ASM220157v2, whole genome shotgun sequence genome:
- the LOC110576425 gene encoding olfactory receptor 13H1-like → MAIDNATAVFEFLLIGISNYPEWRVTFFTLVLITYLSTLLGNGLIIFLIYFDPHLHTPMYFFLTNLSFLDLCYGTASMPQALVHCFSTHPYLSYPQCLTQMSVLLVLATAECLLLAVMAYDRMVAISNPLRYSVIMNGPVCVWLAATSWGASLVLTAMLVLSLQLHFCEANIINHFVCEILSLLKLACSDTSLNELMILTTGIFTLFLPFGLVLLSYVQIATTVLRIRSAQGRLKAFSTCGSHLTVVTIFYGATISMYMKPHSKSSPDQNKFISVFYGALTPMLNPLIYSLRNKDVRGAMRKVMAKRT, encoded by the coding sequence ATGGCCATAGATAATGCTACAGCAGTGTTTGAGTTTCTCCTTATTGGAATCTCTAACTATCCTGAGTGGAGAGTCACATTTTTCACATTGGTGCTGATAACTTACCTGAGCACATTGTTGGGGAATGGACTTATCATCTTTCTTATCTACTTTGACCCCCACCTCCACACTCCAatgtacttcttccttactaatctGTCTTTCTTAGACCTTTGCTATGGAACCGCTTCCATGCCCCAGGCCTTGGTGCATTGTTTCTCTACCCATCCCTACCTCTCTTACCCACAATGTTTGACCCAAATGAGTGTCTTGTTGGTCTTGGCCACAGCAGAGTGCCTCTTACTGGCTGTCATGGCCTATGACCGTATGGTTGCTATCAGCAATCCCCTGCGCTATTCCGTGATCATGAATGGCCCAGTGTGTGTCTGGCTGGCTGCTACCTCATGGGGGGCATCACTTGTGCTCACTGCCATGCTTGTCTTATCCCTGCAGCTTCACTTCTGTGAAGCTAACATCATTAACCATTTTGTCtgtgagattctttccctccttaaGCTGGCCTGTTCTGATACCAGCCTCAATGAGCTTATGATCCTCACCACAGGCATCTTTACCCTGTTCCTACCCTTTGGATTAGTTCTTCTCTCCTATGTCCAAATTGCCACTACTGTCCTAAGGATTCGCTCAGCCCAAGGTAGGCTCAAGGCCTTTTCCACCTGTGGCTCTCATTTGACTGTGGTGACAATCTTCTATGGGGCAACCATCTCCATGTATATGAAACCTCATTCCAAGTCATCCCCTGACCAGAACaagtttatttcagtgttttatgGGGCTTTGACACCCATGCTGAACCCCCTAATATATAGCCTGAGGAACAAGGATGTTAGAGGGGCAATGAGGAAAGTTATGGCAAAAAGGACATGA
- the LOC110576003 gene encoding olfactory receptor 13H1-like: MVAVYLITLVGNSLIIVVVRVDGQLHSPVYFFLSNLSFLGICYSSNSVPFLLFSSLKDYPTISYISCYAQMTIALFLGMTESLFLAVMAYDRFIAISNPLCYTIIMNSRVCIQLAMVTWASAFLLAIIPIIAIPAHFCGHNVINHFTCEVQALLKLTCSDSPVRLILGLVIGIFTLPLPFTFILISYTHIVVAVLRIHSAEARLKAFSTCGSHLTVVTIFYGTAIYIYPKPQSRESQDQGKIISAFYGIVTPVLNPLIYTLRNKDVKTALRKMMRKKES; this comes from the coding sequence ATGGTAGCAGTTTACCTAATCACATTGGTGGGTAACAGTCTTATCATTGTCGTGGTTAGAGTTGATGGCCAGCTTCACAGCCCTGTGTATTTTTTCCTAAGCAACCTGTCCTTCCTCGGTATCTGCTACTCTAGTAATTCGGtgccttttttgttgttcagtAGTTTAAAAGACTACCCCACCATTTCCTATATTAGCTGTTATGCTCAGATGACCATTGCTCTTTTTCTGGGGATGACAGAGAGTCTGTTCCTTGCTGTCATGGCTTATGATAGATTTATTGCCATCTCTAATCCCCTGTGTTACACCATCATTATGAACAGCCGGGTCTGCATACAGTTGGCCATGGTGACCTGGGCCAGTGCCTTCCTTTTAGCAATAATACCAATTATTGCAATTCCTGCCCATTTTTGTGGACACAATGTCATCAATCATTTTACCTGTGAGGTCCAGGCCCTGTTGAAGCTCACCTGCTCAGACAGCCCAGTCAGACTTATTCTGGGTCTGGTCATTGGCATCTTCACACTGCCCCTGCCTTTCACCTTCATTCTCATCTCCTACACTCACATTGTGGTTGCTGTGCTAAGGATTCACTCTGCAGAAGCCAGGCTCAAAGCTTTCTCCACCTGTGGATCCCACCTGACTGTGGTCACCATATTTTATGGAACAGCCATCTACATATACCCAAAACCTCAGTCAAGGGAATCCCAGGACCAGGGTAAAATCATCTCTGCATTTTATGGCATTGTAACCCCTGTGTTGAATCCCCTCATTTACACCTTGAGGAATAAAGATGTGAAAACTGCCCTAAGAAAAAtgatgaggaagaaagaatcctAA